The Arabidopsis thaliana chromosome 5, partial sequence genomic interval ATGTATATATGCGAATACGCTCACGAGCGAGACCTATCATAGAATAGAACACATAGACTAAAACATTcacattttatatttattcgaatataactaaaaaatcCTACAAATTGATCAATCATTGAATTCCAGTGAAAGAGACTCTACCAAATCCAAGATGACCAATCTGATACAACTCTAACCACACTCTCTCGGCTTCAACTCTTGCACTTATTCGCGACTCATCATGATCTTCTCCTTTACACGACGTCgttctctcctcctcctcctcctccttcgtTAAACTCCCATCTCTCTCTACCACAAACCGGTGATCATCATAATCTCCGCCGCCATAACATCCTCCTCCGCCACCGCCGCAGCCGCATTTCTCACCCTCCTCGGCTGTCTCAAACCGGCGGTGATGGTTATTATGATGATAAAACTCATCTTCACCGTTGATATTCCCGCGGCGTTTCCTCCTGTGTATTACTCTCCGCTTCTTCTTATTCCGACCGCCGCCGCCGAGACATCGCCGTCCGATCATCCACGGGACTTTGACGAGAGTAAGAGTAAGAAGGTTGATGATCGCACATGGACAGCAACAAAGCGCTACACAGTCAGCAATCGCCGCAGCCGCCCACGATCGGCATCTCTTACTGGAGCATTTGACTTCGTCGCCGTGAGTGTGGTGGTTATGCCGTCGTCGACGGTTCTCTTCGTCCACGGCGTCGTTTTGACAGTGGGTCCCGCCATGGTTTCTACGTGAAACTCGATGCGGGTTTTCCTCCATCAAAACAAAAGCCTactacaacaaaaaataatacagaaaaaaatgaagagcTTGGTCactgtaatatatatatacgagaTACATCGATATGTATTTAATTTATGGATCAAAGTTTGAAAAAGGTTTTGCTTACAAGTTGATACGTATAGGAAATAgtaaaaactttattaaaacaaaaaaaacagagagatgtAGGAAACAACAACTCGAGATTTTCCATGCATTTTTCACTTAATGACCAAGACAGTTCAGGTTTAGATTCACTATTCTCTCACGCTCTTCTTTATCGCGTGTAAACCACGACATGTAACGACTTCGTTTTTTTCCCTCATGTAAATCAAACATACTATATACATAAGGGTAAAAAATAAGGTTTGGtctaatgaattttatttataaattgcAAGGAGCGCGTGGAAACGGAtccatattattattttgggGGATTTTGACCATCGGAAATGCtaaagtttttgaaagattttaaaaaggagtTCTCCTAGGGATATGTAATGAATTAATGATTATTGTTTTGGGCTCTCTGAGATTAATTGTGGTGTAGTAGCCTGATAGGTATCtcgttaatattttttttgctaatttaaaagttttacaCAAGGTTTAAGAAGTTGTATTGGATTtagcattttgttttttacgtTCTACTAGTATATAGTATGGTCATTTACCATTTAGAAAACACATTCCactaaaaaaagtttgttatcCGAAGATATGCGACAAACAAAAGATGGAGATTGTTgtaccaacaaaaaatttatgGTGATGTTTATGGTgattaatattataatgtttaattgATGAgaaactatttaaaaattaatgtgGCAACGTGGATGCTAGTGGGAAGGATTCTCTTTCACGTGGATTGCCGGGTCTTCTTATGGCCCAATTACGTGGAACgtaataaaatacaatttagAATACACTAATACAGTATACGAAATAAATAGTCTATTGTTCAATTATACTTTAGTGTTCCTACTTAACTTATGAAACAACTGATAATCAATAGCCCTATTAATTAATAGTCCTAGAAAGTCTATTAGGAATCTCCTTGCAATAATTTCCAGTAGacgataatatatttttagatatgTATGAACTACATATTAATGGGCTATAAACCATGATTCATAGAGAtgttacttttgttttctgttaaaaatgaattaaagaTATTACTTTTGGACAATTGGACTCCGGCAAATGTTGTAGAATtatatctctctgtttcatcttTACGAAAGCGAAAATGTTAATCAACTATTCAAATGCATTCTGATTATACCATCTATTACAAACCATCATACAGTATATGTTTCGTGTTtagagataaagaaaaatcgtatctttcctttttatatcGTAGTGGGACCTAGTACTATTGTCCCTTTTCACTTGTATAAGGTAAAAGTGCAAAATGGTGggtaaatttaaaaatgtaatttgCATGTTCATTATACAATACTGATATAGTGGTATATTCACACATATGAGACCCTATATACTTTGTGTATATGGATATCATTATTAGAAAGCTCAATTTCAATATCTATGGAAATTTTCTTAaggaaaaatacaattaaagTTAATTATGAAATGTATGTTTGTATATCCCCAACGTGGTAGTCACAAATGACACACATGCAACCTAAATATCCCTCTAACTAATcatattgttaaaataaataaagctCTTCGGATATGTAAAATCTACGATGAACTCGATAGCTAATTCAGATTATACCCGTAGTTAAGACCATAATCGTAACTGGGATTTATAGAAATTGAACCCAACTAAGAAACCCTAATCGAAAATGATGAGTCATGAGAGAAATGTAGGATTACCTTGGATGATTTCCTCAACTTGCTTGATTTCtggtaaatatatataactatggATGCATAAAGTTCAACAGAAATACAATTTCATTTGGTATGTTGTGTATTGTAGTAATCCTAAGATATGATTTGTGGGTTTAGCTAGGTTTGGGATGATGGATATgataaaggaaagaaaaaggagaagaaggagaagtaggagaaggagaagaaggagaggacGATTAAGAAAGATGATTTGGTGTAGCAAATGCTccatttttacatatatacatgtttccttttttgtttctctctctctctatatatatattcacgtGTACGGAGCTTAATTAATTACGTTAGTTATAATTgcattaattttttattttagcaGCTGAGTAAAGCTCTATTTGAATGAGCTAAACTCGAGTATTTTTTACGACGACATATGACAAGAGCTATATGTACAGTTAggttttgtaataattttttgggTATGAGCCGTATGATTTAGGTTTTTAACCGAATTAGAGGAATATTTTGCAATACTTTTACAGttataactagattttaacccggGACtatatctttttcaaaaaataaaaaattaatttgtttagtagattaaatatatataatttatttttatattttctaaatgtacaactcttatatatatatatattatttagtatataattactatgtttaatttttactgtttaaaaatataaaaagaataacaaacagtttattaagttaaaatttagattataactaaataattcaaattttaattatatttgttttattaatataatgatattttgatttataaatatatatataatttcacccgtggtataCTGTCTCGTATTATTATCGATTCAAAATTGTCATATCATCTAATCTcgttcagtgaaattaaacatatctaataGATTTCACCCGTACTATACTGTCTCGTATTACTTATCGACCAAAACTCGTCATACCATCtcgtatttttgttttaataatactttactttaaaagatatataattcaaatcaatttaaaagttttatttctaatgattatttaatagttttaaagttcatatattataaatattctaaactcGTCTTATCATCTAATCTCAACagttaaaattaaacattattttttttattttttgttcgaataatatttttattaaaagatttataatcacattaatttaaaagttttattttaaatgattatttaatttttatagatttcatatattataaatattataaaacatttttccgttaaatattttaaatgtttaattaactataatatttatcttttaatcaagtatatatgaataatgtCCTaagatttctcattttttaaataattaaaattgatgGAAATATAATAGATAAGGAAATGCTACAAATtaggaatattaattaattgataataattgATAGCAATGACATCTCttgtaaataagtttcaacttaggatttatttgctaaaatgactgaaaaatgtatatatatatagattatacaTCCAAAACGTTAGCTTTACGTAATTAGATTTGAgttgttattttttgaatgaaCTAGTTAACTGAAACTTATGAGTAGATTATTCGTTATTAGCTTTGATACAATCAAATTGAAAGCCGGGAAATGTGTGATATGTTCAGAGATTCAGTGATTCACGATAATGATAATCATATAGATTTAAATATcacacattttaaaaaaaaatatatatatatatataagtgcAAATTAGTAAATTACAACGAGTCAACGACAATTAGTTAAATTTGGAACAAGATAATGGATTtctcatatatacaaataccATATGATAATATGTGAGGTGGCTAAGTATTTTTCAATGATACGATGATGTAATcatgactatatatatataaactttcaactaaagtatatatatcatactGATAAGAATATTCGTTTACGCGAATTAATTAAGATTACAATACCTATACCATAATTCGACTTTACGTGTACAATATACTTAATATATAGGAATACAAAATTACAGTCTTTAGGTGTTGGTCTTATGATATCTATAGGAGATTTCTTGAGGAGGCCtttgatgaaaataaagagccaaccattttagttttttaatttattagttatCGATTAACgtaatcatcaaatcaaaatcttcttGATGTGTTACATTAAACGACTTG includes:
- a CDS encoding uncharacterized protein (unknown protein; BEST Arabidopsis thaliana protein match is: unknown protein (TAIR:AT3G01516.1); Has 86 Blast hits to 86 proteins in 16 species: Archae - 0; Bacteria - 0; Metazoa - 0; Fungi - 0; Plants - 84; Viruses - 2; Other Eukaryotes - 0 (source: NCBI BLink).), with product MEENPHRVSRRNHGGTHCQNDAVDEENRRRRHNHHTHGDEVKCSSKRCRSWAAAAIADCVALCCCPCAIINLLTLTLVKVPWMIGRRCLGGGGRNKKKRRVIHRRKRRGNINGEDEFYHHNNHHRRFETAEEGEKCGCGGGGGGCYGGGDYDDHRFVVERDGSLTKEEEEEERTTSCKGEDHDESRISARVEAERVWLELYQIGHLGFGRVSFTGIQ